One stretch of Pomacea canaliculata isolate SZHN2017 linkage group LG1, ASM307304v1, whole genome shotgun sequence DNA includes these proteins:
- the LOC112569480 gene encoding peroxisomal membrane protein PMP34-like isoform X3 yields the protein MCRYHQRGGNNGTLSWVVSSGDCIVLFELCVLLHIQQSQDQIYPGQKVICSYRPFSCIYISSGIYRGWQSLAFTQWISNFVYFYIYHILQSSLLILGFSPGPVTDLHLAFVAGVVNVLTTTPLWVANTRLKLQGAKLHTKVYEEAERKYDGILDCLMKIVKQEGFWSLWNGTAPSILLAANPAIHFMVYESLKRYFQRIFNTSELSGLLYFVIGAIAKSIATSSTYPLQVIQSRLRAGLSKAEKAQSMIQNILYLVKQQGIGALYKGMEAKLLQTVLTAALMFLAYEKIAAFTFRLMGMQIPIAKP from the exons ATGTGCAGATATCATCAAAGAGGAGGGAAT AATGGGACTCTATCTTGGGTGGTTTCCAGTGGTGACTGCATTGTGCTGTTcgaactttgtgtacttttacaCATACAACAGTCTCAAGACCAAATTTATCCAGGGCAAAAAGTCATCTGCTCTTACAGACCTTTCTCTTGCATTTATATCAG CTCAGGAATCTACCGTGGGTGGCAGTCCTTGGCTTTTACACAGTGGATCTCAAATTTTGTCTATTTCTACATCTACCACATCCTACAGTCCAGTCTTCTCATTCTTGGTTTTTCTCCTGGCCCAGTCACTGATCTGCACCTTGCATTTGTGGCAG GTGTAGTGAATGTTCTGACAACCACACCACTGTGGGTGGCCAACACCCGTCTCAAACTTCAGGGTGCCAAACTTCATACAAAGGTCTATGAGGAGGCGGAAAGGAAATATGATGGTATTCTTG ACTGCCTgatgaaaattgtaaaacagGAAGGATTCTGGTCTCTCTGGAATGGCACGGCACCATCTATCTTGCTGGCTGCCAATCCTGCAATACACTTCATGGTGTATGAGTCACTTAAACGATATTTCCAGCGCATCTTCAATACCTCT gaGCTGAGTGGATTACTTTACTTTGTGATTGGTGCCATCGCAAAGAGTATAGCTACATCCTCTACATATCCCCTTCAAGTAATCCAAAGCCGCCTAAGG GCTGGGCTTTCAAAAGCAGAGAAGGCTCAATCcatgatacaaaacattttatatcttgTAAA GCAACAAGGAATAGGAGCACTATACAAAGGCATGGAGGCAAAGCTGCTACAAACAGTCCTAACAGCAGCTCTTATGTTCCTTGCCTATGAAAAGATAGCTGCTTTCACATTCAGGCTCATGGGCATGCAAATCCCCATTGCAAAACCTTAG